One genomic window of Helicobacter canis includes the following:
- a CDS encoding efflux RND transporter periplasmic adaptor subunit, with protein sequence MKQILQTMVISVLCASALYAEEVYAIFNVKAVQDANLALDSGGIVDKILVDVDTAVKKGDVLLTLANKDKSAQLQAIKEQYIFAKKQYERYSKSADVIDKNTLDQYHSNFKKLEADYNYYQSSYDKSILRAPFDGVIAEKKIEVGDGVSGASTTLLRLVSTSKKIVLQFDSKYQDKVRVGDLYEYSIDGGGAKKTATITKIYPAIDTTTRKMTAEAAVDNAMTPGLFGDGFIKIR encoded by the coding sequence ATGAAGCAGATTCTACAAACAATGGTGATAAGCGTGCTTTGTGCAAGTGCGCTTTATGCAGAGGAAGTCTATGCGATCTTTAATGTCAAAGCCGTGCAAGATGCCAATCTAGCCCTTGATTCTGGCGGGATTGTGGATAAAATCCTAGTCGATGTCGATACTGCTGTGAAAAAGGGCGATGTGCTACTCACCCTTGCCAATAAAGACAAATCCGCCCAGCTCCAAGCGATCAAAGAGCAATATATCTTTGCCAAAAAGCAATATGAGCGATATAGCAAAAGTGCTGATGTGATAGATAAAAACACCCTAGATCAATACCACTCAAACTTCAAAAAGCTAGAGGCTGATTACAACTACTACCAATCAAGCTATGACAAAAGTATCTTGCGCGCACCTTTTGATGGCGTGATCGCAGAGAAGAAGATCGAAGTAGGCGATGGAGTAAGCGGTGCTTCTACGACACTTTTGCGCCTTGTAAGCACAAGCAAGAAAATTGTCTTGCAGTTTGATTCTAAATATCAAGACAAAGTGCGTGTAGGGGATTTGTATGAATATAGCATTGATGGCGGTGGTGCGAAAAAGACTGCTACCATTACTAAAATCTATCCGGCAATTGATACCACTACACGCAAAATGACTGCTGAAGCAGCCGTGGATAACGCGATGACCCCCGGACTCTTTGGCGATGGCTTTATCAAAATACGCTAG
- a CDS encoding efflux RND transporter permease subunit, with the protein MYKFAINRPIATLMFSLGIIFFGVLGFKKIPTALFPNIDFPIVLISTVYPGASPTTIESKVTDKVEEQVLGIDGLKQVTSMSVRNTSLVIVQFQLEKPMDQAVSDVINKVSSVTFTDADIRKPAIDKIDTNGQAIISLFLSSATHSQPDLMKHADNIIKPQLQKVSGVGGVQLNGYRERQVRIYPDPTLMAKYNITYAQIAQAIGRENTELDGGRIVNETNEFAITTDGNSQSVEKVGDIRITDNTLLRDIAVVEDGLEEYKTYAAFDGVGGVIMEVQKISGANDIAIADGVYKALPMIQAVSPGYEVRTFLDTTEFIRASLHDIEVDLILGGILAVSIVFVFLRNVTITLVSAISIPISVLGTFALVQMMGYSLNMLTMMAITLSIGIIIDDAIVVIENIHKKLESGMGKREAAYEGVREIAFAIFAISAMLLSVFIPVGNMSGIIGKFFQSFGITVALAIGVSYIVVMTVVPMVSSLVVSPKQSRFYHWSEPYFVKMQDAYAKTLKVVMKQKTIVTILVFGIFAGSIVVLSKLGMDFMLKEDRSQMYFWVQTKPGISIYDMRKKTEALQRAIMADSTNVEYTTIQVAYGKTQNTNKSKIYVKLKDEKHRKVDQFVWARDMAKTLYGLPEANGLVIIPAEVPLIGGGDNSALQVVIYSPSQTLVDESAAKLKSMLLEGALKGSVVDYHESVSDWTPEYRLHILRQNANQYGITAQDIGQAISSAFAGENKVGYYKENGKEYSITLRVPDNRRLSVEDIKRIQIKTANGESIFIDGLVEIEQSSTPSIINRYNRQRSITIYANPAVKDGKKVDLATLLRTIDEKRSEWASEGVGYVFSGEADNLAETQEAFAIAVATAFVLIYLILAALYESILEPIIIMVTMPLSFSGAFFALGLVGQPLSMFSLMGLILLIGMVGKNATLLIDVANEKREEGYSIAEAILLAGELRLRPILMTTIAMVFGMLPLAFATGQGSSMKSAIGICMIGGLIVSMFLSLLIVPVFYRILAPIDDKIKRFYKVSKDQMLA; encoded by the coding sequence ATGTATAAATTCGCTATCAATCGCCCTATCGCGACCCTGATGTTTTCGCTAGGGATTATATTTTTTGGTGTGCTTGGGTTTAAAAAGATCCCAACTGCTCTCTTCCCTAATATCGACTTCCCAATCGTGCTAATTAGCACCGTGTATCCGGGAGCGTCTCCTACAACCATTGAGAGTAAAGTAACTGATAAAGTAGAAGAGCAAGTGCTGGGCATTGATGGACTAAAGCAAGTTACATCAATGAGCGTGCGCAACACTAGCCTTGTCATCGTGCAATTCCAGCTTGAAAAGCCTATGGACCAAGCAGTAAGTGATGTCATCAACAAAGTCTCATCAGTTACCTTTACAGACGCAGATATTCGCAAACCAGCCATTGACAAAATCGACACCAACGGACAGGCGATCATCTCACTTTTCCTTAGCAGTGCGACCCACTCCCAGCCAGATTTGATGAAGCACGCCGATAATATCATCAAGCCTCAACTACAAAAAGTAAGCGGTGTAGGAGGCGTGCAGCTAAATGGCTACCGCGAGAGACAAGTGAGAATCTACCCCGACCCAACCCTAATGGCAAAATACAACATCACCTACGCACAAATCGCCCAAGCTATCGGTAGAGAAAACACCGAGCTTGATGGCGGGCGTATCGTCAATGAGACCAATGAATTTGCCATCACCACCGATGGCAATAGCCAAAGTGTAGAAAAAGTCGGTGATATCCGTATCACGGATAATACCCTGCTCCGCGATATTGCCGTGGTAGAAGATGGGCTAGAAGAGTATAAAACCTACGCGGCATTTGATGGTGTGGGCGGGGTAATTATGGAGGTGCAGAAAATCTCTGGGGCAAATGACATAGCCATAGCCGATGGTGTGTATAAAGCCCTACCAATGATCCAAGCAGTAAGCCCGGGCTATGAGGTGCGGACATTTCTAGATACCACAGAGTTTATCCGCGCAAGCTTGCACGATATTGAAGTGGATTTGATTTTGGGCGGGATTTTGGCGGTGAGCATTGTGTTTGTCTTCTTGCGTAATGTAACAATCACGCTTGTCTCAGCGATCTCTATCCCGATTTCTGTGCTTGGGACATTTGCGCTTGTGCAGATGATGGGCTACTCGCTCAATATGCTTACAATGATGGCGATCACGCTCTCCATTGGGATTATCATTGATGATGCGATTGTCGTTATAGAAAATATCCACAAAAAGCTAGAATCCGGTATGGGCAAGCGCGAGGCTGCCTATGAAGGTGTGCGTGAAATCGCCTTTGCGATTTTTGCTATTTCTGCGATGCTGCTTTCAGTCTTTATCCCTGTGGGAAATATGTCTGGGATTATCGGCAAGTTTTTCCAAAGCTTTGGGATCACCGTAGCCCTTGCCATTGGCGTCTCCTATATCGTAGTAATGACTGTGGTGCCTATGGTAAGCTCTCTTGTAGTAAGCCCTAAGCAGTCTAGATTCTACCACTGGAGTGAGCCATACTTTGTCAAAATGCAAGATGCTTATGCCAAAACGCTTAAAGTTGTGATGAAGCAAAAGACCATTGTAACAATCCTAGTCTTTGGTATCTTTGCTGGCTCTATTGTCGTGCTAAGCAAACTTGGAATGGATTTTATGCTTAAAGAAGATCGCTCACAGATGTATTTCTGGGTGCAGACAAAGCCGGGTATTAGTATCTATGATATGCGCAAAAAGACCGAAGCCCTGCAAAGAGCCATTATGGCAGATTCTACCAATGTAGAATACACCACCATTCAAGTCGCCTATGGCAAGACGCAAAACACCAACAAATCTAAAATCTATGTCAAGCTTAAAGATGAAAAGCATCGCAAGGTCGATCAATTTGTCTGGGCAAGAGATATGGCAAAAACTCTTTATGGCTTGCCTGAGGCAAATGGGCTTGTGATTATCCCAGCAGAAGTCCCACTTATCGGCGGTGGCGATAACTCTGCCTTGCAAGTAGTTATCTACTCGCCATCGCAAACCCTAGTTGATGAGAGTGCGGCAAAGCTTAAGTCTATGCTGCTTGAAGGTGCGCTTAAAGGCAGTGTGGTGGATTACCACGAGAGTGTGTCTGACTGGACGCCGGAGTATCGCTTGCATATCCTACGCCAAAATGCCAACCAATATGGCATAACCGCCCAAGATATAGGGCAGGCGATTAGCTCGGCATTTGCCGGGGAAAATAAAGTAGGCTACTACAAAGAAAATGGCAAGGAATACAGCATAACCTTGCGCGTGCCGGATAATCGCCGCTTAAGCGTAGAAGACATTAAGCGCATACAGATTAAAACTGCTAATGGAGAGAGCATCTTTATCGATGGGCTTGTAGAGATAGAGCAATCTAGCACGCCTTCTATCATCAATCGCTACAATCGCCAGCGCAGTATCACTATCTATGCCAACCCAGCGGTCAAAGATGGCAAAAAGGTAGATCTAGCGACCTTGCTGCGCACCATTGATGAAAAGCGCAGTGAATGGGCGAGCGAGGGCGTGGGCTATGTCTTTAGCGGAGAGGCAGATAATCTAGCAGAGACGCAAGAAGCCTTTGCCATAGCTGTGGCAACTGCCTTTGTGCTTATCTACCTAATCCTAGCTGCCTTGTATGAATCTATCTTAGAGCCAATCATCATTATGGTAACAATGCCCCTAAGCTTTTCAGGTGCATTTTTCGCGTTGGGGCTTGTGGGGCAGCCGCTTAGTATGTTCTCGCTTATGGGGCTTATCTTGCTCATTGGTATGGTGGGGAAAAACGCTACCTTGCTTATTGATGTGGCAAATGAAAAGCGTGAAGAGGGATATAGCATAGCTGAAGCGATTTTACTAGCTGGTGAGCTGCGATTGCGCCCGATCCTTATGACAACTATCGCTATGGTCTTTGGTATGCTGCCCCTAGCCTTTGCCACAGGGCAGGGCTCATCGATGAAATCAGCCATTGGGATTTGTATGATTGGGGGGCTTATTGTCTCGATGTTCTTAAGCTTGCTGATTGTCCCTGTGTTTTACAGAATCCTAGCCCCAATCGATGATAAAATCAAACGCTTCTATAAAGTCTCTAAGGATCAAATGCTAGCATAA